A window from Streptomyces sp. NBC_00271 encodes these proteins:
- a CDS encoding MraY family glycosyltransferase, with the protein MREYLLTLCITAAVTYLLTGPVRKFAIVAGAMPQIRARDVHREPTPRLGGIAMFFGLCAGLLVADHLRNLNAVFSDSNEPRALLSGAALIWLIGVLDDKFEIDALIKLGGQMIAAGVMVMQGLTILWLPIPGVGLVALTQWQGTLLTVALVVITINAVNFVDGLDGLAAGMVCIASAAFFLYAYRIWYSYGIEAAAPATLFASILMGMCLGFLPHNMHPARIFMGDSGSMLIGLVLAAGAISITGQIDPDAMNLFSGSERNTVHQTVPVYIPLLLPLTIIAVPAADLVLAIVRRTWRGQSPFAADRGHLHHRLLEVGHSHSRAVLIMYFWSALIAFGALAFSVNSASMWIVLGIAALSAVGLVLLLLPRFTPRAPRWAEHLVPPRYRRRRRVALAAEAEAAVASVAYEEPTSHEKAAQEREEGVREHRSPVTTGVSGVNGATAIGPRARFLEGRKAESSR; encoded by the coding sequence GTGCGTGAATATCTGCTGACGCTCTGCATCACGGCCGCGGTGACGTATCTGCTGACAGGGCCGGTACGGAAGTTCGCGATCGTGGCCGGAGCCATGCCGCAGATCCGGGCACGTGACGTGCACCGGGAACCCACGCCGCGGCTCGGTGGCATCGCGATGTTCTTCGGTCTGTGCGCCGGTCTGCTGGTCGCCGACCATCTGCGGAACCTCAACGCGGTCTTCTCGGACTCCAACGAGCCCCGCGCACTGCTCTCCGGCGCCGCGCTGATCTGGCTGATCGGTGTCCTGGACGACAAGTTCGAGATCGACGCCCTGATCAAACTGGGCGGCCAGATGATCGCCGCGGGTGTGATGGTCATGCAGGGTCTGACGATCCTGTGGCTGCCCATCCCCGGCGTCGGCCTGGTCGCGCTGACCCAGTGGCAGGGCACCCTGCTCACCGTGGCGCTGGTCGTCATCACGATCAACGCGGTGAACTTCGTCGACGGCCTCGACGGTCTCGCCGCCGGCATGGTGTGCATCGCCTCCGCCGCGTTCTTCCTGTACGCGTACCGCATCTGGTACAGCTACGGCATCGAGGCCGCCGCCCCGGCGACCCTCTTCGCGTCGATCCTCATGGGCATGTGTCTGGGCTTCCTGCCGCACAACATGCACCCCGCCCGGATCTTCATGGGTGACTCCGGCTCGATGCTGATCGGCCTGGTGCTGGCCGCCGGCGCGATCTCCATCACCGGGCAGATCGACCCGGACGCGATGAACCTGTTCTCCGGTTCGGAGCGCAACACCGTGCACCAGACGGTGCCGGTCTACATCCCGCTGCTGCTGCCGCTGACGATCATCGCGGTCCCGGCCGCCGACCTGGTGCTCGCCATCGTGCGGCGCACCTGGCGCGGTCAGTCGCCCTTCGCCGCCGACCGCGGCCACCTGCACCACCGCCTCCTGGAGGTCGGCCACTCGCACAGCAGGGCCGTCCTGATCATGTACTTCTGGTCGGCGCTGATCGCCTTCGGAGCGCTCGCCTTCTCGGTGAACTCGGCGTCCATGTGGATCGTGCTCGGCATCGCGGCGCTCAGCGCGGTGGGTCTCGTACTGCTCCTGCTGCCGCGCTTCACGCCGCGTGCCCCGCGCTGGGCCGAGCACCTGGTGCCGCCGCGCTACCGCCGTCGTCGCAGGGTCGCCCTGGCGGCCGAGGCGGAGGCGGCCGTGGCCTCCGTCGCGTACGAGGAGCCGACGTCCCACGAGAAGGCGGCCCAGGAGCGGGAAGAGGGTGTGCGTGAACACCGTTCCCCGGTCACCACGGGTGTCTCAGGAGTCAACGGAGCGACGGCAATTGGGCCCCGTGCGCGCTTCCTGGAGGGGCGCAAAGCCGAATCTTCACGCTGA
- the atpB gene encoding F0F1 ATP synthase subunit A — protein MSDNGCGFPAPGLHSFLFKPLATVGGFEFNKVMLLALVTSILVVAFFWAAFGKAKVIPGKLQMVGEAGYDFVRRGIVYETLGKREGEKYVPLMVSLFFFIWIMNIWSVIPLAQFPVSSVFAFPVVLAALVWILWVSVTFKRHGFVGFFKNVTGYDKSLGGVLPLVMVIEFLSNLIVRPFTHAVRLFANMFAGHLMLVMFTVASWYLLNSWMVPAAGVSFVMTIVMILFELFVQAVQAYVFVLLACSYLQGALAEHH, from the coding sequence ATGTCCGACAACGGGTGTGGCTTTCCGGCTCCGGGCCTGCACTCGTTCCTCTTCAAGCCGCTCGCCACGGTCGGGGGGTTCGAGTTCAACAAGGTCATGCTGCTCGCCCTCGTCACCTCCATCCTTGTCGTCGCCTTCTTCTGGGCGGCCTTCGGCAAGGCCAAGGTGATCCCGGGCAAGCTGCAGATGGTCGGTGAGGCCGGTTACGACTTCGTGCGCCGCGGCATCGTCTACGAGACGCTCGGCAAGCGCGAGGGCGAGAAGTACGTCCCGCTGATGGTCTCGCTGTTCTTCTTCATCTGGATCATGAACATCTGGTCCGTGATCCCGCTGGCCCAGTTCCCGGTCTCGTCGGTCTTCGCCTTCCCGGTGGTACTCGCCGCGCTGGTCTGGATCCTCTGGGTCTCGGTCACGTTCAAGCGCCACGGCTTCGTCGGCTTCTTCAAGAACGTGACGGGCTACGACAAGTCGCTCGGCGGGGTGCTGCCGCTCGTGATGGTCATCGAGTTCCTCTCGAACCTGATCGTCCGACCCTTCACGCACGCGGTCCGACTCTTCGCCAACATGTTCGCCGGCCACCTGATGCTGGTCATGTTCACGGTCGCCTCCTGGTACCTGCTGAACAGTTGGATGGTCCCGGCGGCCGGTGTGTCGTTCGTGATGACCATCGTCATGATCCTCTTCGAGCTTTTCGTGCAGGCCGTCCAGGCGTACGTCTTCGTGCTGCTGGCCTGCTCGTACCTCCAGGGCGCGCTCGCCGAGCACCACTGA
- a CDS encoding F0F1 ATP synthase subunit B, whose translation MIANLVALAAEEEQNPLIPAGPELLVGTIAFAIVFFFFWKKLLPNINKVLEERRAAIEGGIEEADAMKVEAQSVLEQYKAQLAEARHEAARLRQEAQEQGATLIADMRAEGQRQREEIIAAGHSQLEADRKAASQALRQDVGKLATDLAGKLVGESLEDHARQSRVIDRFLDDLEEKAEATR comes from the coding sequence GTGATCGCCAACCTGGTTGCACTCGCAGCCGAGGAAGAGCAGAACCCGCTCATCCCGGCGGGTCCCGAGCTGCTCGTCGGCACCATCGCCTTCGCCATCGTGTTCTTCTTCTTCTGGAAGAAGCTCCTCCCGAACATCAACAAGGTTCTGGAAGAGCGCCGCGCGGCGATCGAAGGCGGTATCGAAGAGGCCGACGCCATGAAGGTCGAAGCCCAGAGCGTGCTGGAGCAGTACAAGGCCCAGCTCGCCGAGGCACGGCACGAGGCCGCGCGTCTGCGCCAGGAGGCGCAGGAGCAGGGCGCCACGCTCATCGCCGACATGCGTGCGGAAGGCCAGCGGCAGCGCGAGGAGATCATCGCTGCCGGTCACTCGCAGCTCGAGGCCGACCGCAAGGCCGCCTCGCAGGCGCTGCGCCAGGACGTGGGCAAGCTCGCCACCGACCTGGCCGGCAAGCTCGTCGGTGAGTCCCTCGAGGACCACGCCCGGCAGAGCCGTGTCATCGACCGCTTCCTCGACGACCTCGAGGAGAAGGCCGAGGCGACTCGATGA
- a CDS encoding F0F1 ATP synthase subunit delta codes for MTAHGASREALAAARERLDALTDSTSVDAVQLADELAAVTALLNREVSLRRVLTDPAQPGEAKAELAQRLLGGQVGGPTADLVAGLVRSRWSQSRDLVDALEELASIADLTAAQRANALDDVEDELFRFGRIVASNTELRAALTDRTASKAAKSELLHSLLGGRANPTTERLVTRLVAAPRGRSLEAGLESLSKLAAERRNRMVAVVTSAVPLSDGQKQRLGAALAKLYGRPMHLNLDVDPEVIGGIRVQVGDEIIDGAVADRLEDARRRIVGQ; via the coding sequence ATGACCGCACACGGAGCAAGCCGCGAGGCCCTCGCTGCAGCTCGTGAGCGTCTCGATGCGCTGACGGACTCGACGTCCGTGGACGCGGTCCAGCTCGCCGACGAGCTGGCCGCCGTCACCGCGCTGCTCAACCGTGAGGTGTCGCTGCGTCGGGTCCTGACCGACCCGGCGCAGCCCGGCGAGGCCAAGGCCGAGCTGGCCCAGCGCCTGCTCGGCGGCCAGGTCGGCGGGCCGACCGCGGACCTGGTGGCCGGCCTGGTGCGCTCGCGCTGGTCGCAGTCGCGTGACCTGGTGGACGCGCTGGAGGAGCTGGCGAGCATCGCCGACCTCACGGCCGCCCAGCGGGCGAACGCGCTCGACGACGTCGAGGACGAACTGTTCCGCTTCGGTCGGATCGTCGCTTCGAACACCGAGCTGCGCGCCGCGCTGACCGACCGCACCGCCTCGAAGGCGGCCAAGAGCGAGCTGCTGCACAGCCTGCTCGGCGGCCGGGCCAACCCGACCACCGAACGCCTGGTGACGCGCCTTGTGGCCGCGCCCCGGGGACGTAGCCTGGAGGCGGGACTCGAGTCCCTGTCCAAGCTCGCCGCCGAGCGCCGCAACCGCATGGTCGCCGTCGTCACCTCGGCGGTCCCGCTGAGTGACGGACAGAAGCAGCGCCTCGGCGCCGCTCTGGCGAAGCTCTACGGCCGCCCGATGCACCTCAACCTCGACGTGGACCCCGAGGTCATCGGCGGGATCCGGGTGCAGGTCGGCGACGAGATCATCGACGGTGCCGTCGCGGACCGACTCGAGGACGCGCGCCGCCGCATCGTCGGCCAGTAG
- the atpA gene encoding F0F1 ATP synthase subunit alpha, giving the protein MAELTIRPEEIRDALENFVQSYKPDAASREEVGTVTVAGDGIAKIEGLPSAMANELLKFEDGTLGLALNLEEREIGAVVLGEFSGIEEGQPVQRTGEVLSVAVGEGYLGRVVDPLGNPIDGLGEIETTGRRALELQAPGVMVRKSVHEPMETGYKAVDAMTPIGRGQRQLVIGDRQTGKTALAVDTIINQRDNWRSGDTKKQVRCIYVAIGQKGSTIASVRGALEEAGALEYTTIVAAPASDPAGFKYLAPYTGSAIGQQWMYEGKHVLIIFDDLSKQADAYRAVSLLLRRPPGREAYPGDVFYLHSRLLERCAKLSDDLGAGSMTGLPIVETKANDVSAFIPTNVISITDGQCFLESDLFNAGQRPALNVGISVSRVGGSAQHKAMKQVSGRLRLDLAQYRELEAFAAFGSDLDAASKSQLERGQRLVELLKQAQYQPMATEDQVVSVWAGTTGKMDEVPVADIRRFEKELLEYLHRKEQGLMTSIKEGGKMSDDTLTAIADAIADFKKQFETSDGKLLGEDVPAAAK; this is encoded by the coding sequence ATGGCGGAGCTCACGATCCGGCCGGAGGAGATCCGGGACGCGCTGGAGAACTTTGTCCAGTCGTACAAGCCGGACGCGGCCTCGCGCGAGGAGGTCGGTACGGTCACCGTCGCCGGCGACGGTATCGCCAAGATCGAGGGCCTTCCCTCGGCGATGGCGAACGAGCTGCTGAAGTTCGAGGACGGAACCCTCGGTCTCGCGCTGAACCTGGAAGAGCGCGAGATCGGTGCGGTCGTCCTCGGCGAGTTCAGCGGTATCGAGGAGGGCCAGCCGGTGCAGCGCACCGGTGAGGTGCTGTCCGTCGCCGTGGGCGAGGGCTACCTCGGCCGCGTCGTCGACCCGCTCGGCAACCCGATCGACGGCCTCGGCGAGATCGAGACCACCGGCCGCCGCGCCCTCGAGCTGCAGGCCCCGGGCGTCATGGTCCGCAAGTCGGTGCACGAGCCGATGGAGACCGGCTACAAGGCCGTCGACGCGATGACCCCGATCGGCCGTGGCCAGCGTCAGCTGGTCATCGGCGACCGTCAGACCGGCAAGACCGCGCTGGCCGTCGACACGATCATCAACCAGCGCGACAACTGGCGCTCGGGCGACACCAAGAAGCAGGTCCGCTGCATCTACGTCGCCATCGGTCAGAAGGGTTCGACCATCGCCTCCGTGCGTGGCGCCCTCGAAGAGGCCGGCGCGCTGGAGTACACGACCATCGTCGCCGCCCCGGCGTCCGACCCGGCCGGCTTCAAGTACCTTGCGCCGTACACCGGTTCGGCCATCGGTCAGCAGTGGATGTACGAGGGCAAGCACGTCCTCATCATCTTCGACGACCTCTCGAAGCAGGCCGACGCCTACCGCGCCGTGTCCCTGCTGCTCCGCCGTCCGCCGGGGCGCGAGGCCTACCCCGGTGACGTCTTCTACCTGCACTCCCGTCTGCTGGAGCGCTGCGCGAAGCTCTCCGACGACCTGGGCGCCGGTTCGATGACGGGTCTGCCGATCGTCGAGACCAAGGCGAACGACGTGTCGGCGTTCATCCCGACCAACGTCATCTCCATCACCGACGGCCAGTGCTTCCTGGAGTCCGACCTGTTCAACGCCGGCCAGCGTCCGGCCCTGAACGTCGGTATCTCGGTCTCCCGCGTCGGTGGCTCCGCCCAGCACAAGGCGATGAAGCAGGTTTCCGGCCGACTCCGCCTGGACCTCGCCCAGTACCGCGAGCTGGAGGCGTTCGCCGCCTTCGGTTCCGACCTGGACGCCGCGTCGAAGTCCCAGCTGGAGCGCGGTCAGCGCCTGGTCGAGCTGCTCAAGCAGGCTCAGTACCAGCCGATGGCCACCGAGGACCAGGTCGTCTCCGTCTGGGCCGGTACCACCGGCAAGATGGACGAGGTACCGGTCGCGGACATCCGCCGCTTCGAGAAGGAGCTCCTGGAGTACCTGCACCGCAAGGAGCAGGGCCTCATGACCTCCATCAAGGAGGGCGGCAAGATGTCGGACGACACCCTCACGGCCATCGCCGACGCCATCGCGGACTTCAAGAAGCAGTTCGAGACCTCGGACGGCAAGCTTCTCGGCGAAGACGTTCCGGCCGCGGCCAAGTGA
- a CDS encoding F0F1 ATP synthase subunit gamma → MGAQLRVYKRRIRSVTATKKITKAMEMIAASRVVKAQRKVAASAPYATELTRAVTAVGTGSNTKHPLTTEAESATRTAVLLLTSDRGLAGAFNSNAIKAAELLTARLEAEGKEVDTYIVGRRGLAHYNFRERKVVESWSGFTDEPTYADAKKVAAPLIEAIETATADGGVDELHIVYTEFVSMMTQNAVDGRLLPLRLEEVAEEAPKGEILPLYEFEPSAEDVLDALLPRYVESRIYNALLQSAASKHAATRRAMKSATDNAGDLITTLSRLANAARQAEITQEISEIVGGSAALADATAGSDK, encoded by the coding sequence ATGGGAGCCCAGCTCCGGGTCTACAAGCGTCGCATCCGATCCGTCACCGCGACCAAGAAGATCACCAAGGCGATGGAGATGATCGCCGCCTCGCGCGTCGTCAAGGCGCAGCGCAAGGTGGCGGCCTCCGCGCCGTACGCGACCGAGCTCACCCGCGCGGTCACGGCGGTCGGCACCGGCTCGAACACCAAGCACCCGCTGACCACGGAGGCGGAGTCGGCGACCCGTACCGCGGTGCTGCTCCTCACGAGCGACCGCGGACTGGCCGGCGCCTTCAACTCCAACGCCATCAAGGCGGCGGAGCTGTTGACCGCCCGTCTTGAGGCGGAGGGCAAGGAGGTCGACACGTACATCGTCGGCCGCCGCGGTCTGGCCCACTACAACTTCCGCGAGCGCAAGGTCGTGGAGTCGTGGTCGGGATTCACCGACGAGCCCACCTACGCGGACGCCAAGAAGGTCGCGGCGCCGCTGATCGAGGCCATCGAAACGGCGACGGCGGACGGCGGCGTGGATGAACTCCACATCGTCTACACCGAGTTCGTCTCGATGATGACGCAGAACGCGGTCGACGGCCGTCTGCTGCCACTGCGCCTCGAAGAGGTCGCGGAAGAGGCGCCCAAGGGCGAGATCCTTCCGCTGTACGAGTTCGAGCCGTCGGCGGAGGACGTCCTCGACGCCCTGCTGCCCCGGTACGTCGAGAGCCGTATCTACAACGCGCTGCTCCAGTCGGCTGCTTCCAAGCACGCCGCCACCCGCCGCGCGATGAAGTCGGCGACCGACAACGCGGGAGACCTGATCACCACGCTCTCCCGTCTTGCCAATGCGGCCCGCCAGGCCGAAATCACCCAGGAAATCAGCGAGATCGTCGGTGGGTCCGCAGCCCTTGCCGACGCGACCGCGGGGAGTGACAAGTAA
- the atpD gene encoding F0F1 ATP synthase subunit beta, protein MTTTSETAVATGRVARVIGPVVDVEFPVDAMPDIYNALHVEVADPANAGEKKTLTLEVAQHLGDGLVRTISMQPTDGLVRQAAVTDTGTGITVPVGDFTKGKVFNTLGEVLNSDEKYEGERWSIHRKAPRFDELESKTEMFETGVKVIDLLTPYVKGGKIGLFGGAGVGKTVLIQEMIYRVANNHDGVSVFAGVGERTREGNDLIEEMSESGVIDKTALVFGQMDEPPGTRLRVALAGLTMAEYFRDVQNQDVLFFIDNIFRFTQAGSEVSTLLGRMPSAVGYQPNLADEMGLLQERITSTRGHSITSMQAIYVPADDLTDPAPATTFAHLDATTVLSRPISEKGIYPAVDPLDSTSRILDPRYIAADHYAAAMRVKSVLQKYKDLQDIIAILGIDELGEEDKLTVHRARRVERFLSQNTHVAKQFTGVDGSDVPLDESIAAFNAIIDGEYDHFPEQAFFLCGGIEDLKANAKELGVS, encoded by the coding sequence ATGACGACGACTTCTGAGACGGCCGTTGCCACGGGCCGCGTCGCCCGGGTCATCGGCCCGGTCGTCGACGTGGAGTTCCCCGTCGACGCGATGCCGGACATCTACAACGCCCTTCACGTCGAGGTGGCCGACCCGGCCAACGCCGGCGAGAAGAAGACGCTGACCCTGGAAGTCGCCCAGCACCTGGGTGACGGCCTGGTCCGCACGATCTCCATGCAGCCCACCGACGGTCTGGTCCGCCAGGCCGCGGTCACCGACACGGGCACGGGCATCACCGTCCCGGTCGGCGACTTCACCAAGGGCAAGGTGTTCAACACCCTCGGTGAGGTGCTGAACTCCGACGAGAAGTACGAGGGCGAGCGCTGGTCCATCCACCGCAAGGCCCCGCGCTTCGACGAGCTCGAGTCGAAGACCGAGATGTTCGAGACCGGCGTCAAGGTCATCGACCTTCTCACCCCGTACGTCAAGGGTGGAAAGATCGGTCTGTTCGGTGGTGCCGGTGTCGGCAAGACGGTGCTCATCCAGGAGATGATCTACCGCGTCGCCAACAACCACGACGGTGTCTCCGTGTTCGCCGGTGTCGGTGAGCGCACCCGTGAGGGCAACGACCTCATCGAGGAGATGTCGGAGTCGGGCGTCATCGACAAGACGGCGCTTGTCTTCGGCCAGATGGACGAGCCCCCGGGCACCCGTCTGCGCGTGGCCCTGGCGGGTCTGACGATGGCGGAGTACTTCCGTGACGTCCAGAACCAGGACGTGCTGTTCTTCATCGACAACATCTTCCGCTTCACGCAGGCCGGTTCCGAGGTCTCGACCCTGCTCGGCCGTATGCCCTCCGCGGTGGGCTACCAGCCGAACCTGGCCGACGAGATGGGTCTCCTCCAGGAGCGCATCACCTCGACCCGTGGTCACTCGATCACCTCGATGCAGGCGATCTACGTCCCCGCGGACGACCTGACCGACCCGGCCCCGGCCACCACGTTCGCCCACCTCGATGCGACGACGGTTCTGTCCCGTCCGATCTCCGAGAAGGGCATCTACCCGGCCGTGGACCCGCTGGACTCCACGTCCCGCATCCTGGACCCGCGCTACATCGCGGCGGATCACTACGCCGCCGCGATGCGGGTCAAGTCGGTCCTGCAGAAGTACAAGGACCTCCAGGACATCATCGCGATCCTCGGTATCGACGAGCTCGGCGAGGAGGACAAGCTCACTGTCCACCGCGCCCGTCGCGTGGAGCGCTTCCTGTCCCAGAACACCCACGTCGCCAAGCAGTTCACCGGCGTCGACGGGTCGGACGTCCCGCTGGACGAGTCGATCGCGGCCTTCAACGCGATCATCGACGGTGAGTACGACCACTTCCCGGAGCAGGCGTTCTTCCTGTGCGGTGGCATTGAGGACCTCAAGGCCAACGCCAAGGAGCTCGGCGTCTCCTGA
- a CDS encoding F0F1 ATP synthase subunit epsilon has protein sequence MAAELHVELVAADRSVWSGEATLVVARTASGDIGVMPGHQPLLGVLESGPVTIRTSDGGTVVAAVHGGFVSFADNKLSLLAEIAELSDEIDVQRVERELERAKAEGDASAERRADVRLRAVSAR, from the coding sequence TTGGCTGCTGAGCTGCACGTCGAGCTCGTCGCCGCGGACCGCAGTGTCTGGTCCGGCGAGGCCACCCTGGTCGTCGCGCGTACCGCGTCCGGCGACATCGGCGTCATGCCCGGTCACCAGCCGCTGCTCGGTGTGCTGGAGTCGGGCCCGGTGACCATCCGTACGAGTGATGGTGGAACGGTCGTCGCCGCGGTGCACGGCGGTTTCGTCTCGTTCGCCGACAACAAGCTGTCACTGCTGGCCGAGATCGCCGAGCTGTCGGACGAGATCGACGTCCAGCGCGTGGAGCGGGAGCTCGAGCGCGCGAAGGCGGAGGGTGATGCCTCCGCCGAGCGCCGCGCGGACGTCCGTCTGCGGGCGGTGTCGGCGCGCTGA
- a CDS encoding DUF2550 domain-containing protein — protein sequence MVLALTVCGLVVALVVVGLFVFGLRRRLIQRSGGTFDCSLRWDVPEKSDPNGKGWGYGVARYNGDRIEWYRVFSYSPRPRRVLERSAIEVAGRRTPDGEEELALLSDAIILACVHRGTRLELAMSEDALTGFLAWLEAAPPGQRVNVA from the coding sequence ATGGTCCTCGCTCTGACTGTGTGCGGATTGGTAGTGGCGCTCGTGGTGGTGGGGCTGTTCGTCTTCGGCCTCCGCCGCCGGCTGATCCAGCGCTCCGGAGGCACCTTCGACTGCAGCCTGCGCTGGGACGTCCCGGAGAAGAGCGACCCCAACGGAAAAGGCTGGGGCTACGGCGTCGCCCGCTACAACGGCGACCGCATCGAGTGGTACCGCGTCTTCTCGTACTCCCCCCGCCCGCGCCGCGTCCTGGAACGTTCGGCGATCGAGGTGGCCGGCCGCCGCACCCCGGACGGCGAGGAGGAGCTCGCTCTGCTCTCCGACGCGATCATCCTGGCCTGTGTGCACCGGGGCACCCGCCTGGAACTGGCGATGAGCGAGGACGCGCTGACCGGTTTCCTCGCGTGGCTGGAGGCAGCCCCGCCCGGTCAGCGCGTCAATGTGGCGTAG
- a CDS encoding glycoside hydrolase family 18 chitinase: MRFRTRVRQRTVAGLTTLLLPLAALVGLASPASAATSATATYTKTQDWGTGFEGKWTVTNTGTTSISSWTIAWDFPSGTSVTSAWDADVTSSGTHWTAKNKSYNGTLAAGASVSFGFNGAGTGSPSNCTLNGGSCDGGGTVPGDNPPSAPGAPTASAITDTSVKLSWSAATDDKGIKNYDVLRGGTKVATVTTTSYTDTGLTAGTDYSYTVQARDTADQTGPVSGAVAVHTTGGGTTPPPTGNAVKLGYFTEWGIYGRNYNVKNLVTSGSAAKITHINYAFGNVTNGQCAIGDSYADYDKAFTADQSVSGVADTWDQPLRGNFNQLRELKAKYPNIKILWSFGGWTWSGGFAQAAANPTAFAQSCYNLVEDPRWADVFDGIDIDWEYPNACGLSCDTSGAAAYKNLMQALRAKFGTGNLVTAATTADGTSGGKIDAADYAGASQYVDWYNVMTYDFFGAFDADGPTAPHSPLTSYSGIPTPGFTTADAIAKFKAKGVPASKLLIGIGFYGRGWTGVTQDAPGGTATGPAPGTYEQGIEDYKVLKTSCPATGTIAGTAYAHCGSNWWSYDTPATIGTKMAWAKSQGLGGAFFWEFSGDTSNGELVSALTSGIG; the protein is encoded by the coding sequence ATGCGCTTCAGAACCAGAGTCCGACAGCGAACCGTGGCAGGACTCACCACCCTGCTGCTTCCGCTCGCCGCCCTCGTCGGGCTCGCGAGCCCCGCCTCGGCAGCCACCTCCGCCACCGCCACGTACACCAAGACCCAGGACTGGGGTACGGGCTTCGAAGGCAAGTGGACGGTCACCAACACCGGCACCACCAGCATCAGTTCCTGGACGATTGCCTGGGACTTCCCCTCCGGTACGTCCGTCACCTCGGCCTGGGACGCGGACGTCACCTCCTCCGGCACCCACTGGACCGCCAAGAACAAGTCCTACAACGGCACCCTCGCCGCGGGCGCCTCCGTCTCCTTCGGCTTCAACGGCGCCGGCACGGGATCTCCGTCCAACTGCACGCTCAACGGAGGTAGTTGTGACGGTGGCGGTACTGTCCCCGGTGACAACCCGCCGAGCGCGCCCGGCGCCCCCACCGCCTCCGCGATCACCGACACCTCGGTGAAGCTCTCCTGGAGCGCGGCCACCGACGACAAGGGCATCAAGAACTACGACGTCCTGCGCGGCGGCACCAAGGTCGCCACCGTGACCACGACCTCGTACACGGACACCGGTCTGACCGCCGGCACCGACTACTCGTACACCGTCCAGGCCCGTGACACCGCTGACCAGACCGGTCCGGTCAGCGGCGCGGTCGCGGTCCACACCACCGGTGGCGGCACCACCCCGCCGCCCACCGGCAACGCCGTCAAGCTCGGCTACTTCACCGAGTGGGGCATCTACGGCCGCAACTACAACGTCAAGAACCTGGTGACGTCCGGCTCGGCCGCCAAGATCACGCACATCAACTACGCCTTCGGCAACGTCACCAATGGCCAGTGCGCGATCGGCGACTCCTACGCCGACTACGACAAGGCCTTCACCGCCGACCAGTCGGTCAGCGGTGTCGCCGACACCTGGGACCAGCCGCTGCGCGGCAACTTCAACCAGCTGCGCGAGCTGAAGGCCAAGTACCCGAACATCAAGATCCTCTGGTCCTTCGGCGGCTGGACCTGGTCCGGCGGCTTCGCCCAGGCCGCGGCCAACCCGACCGCGTTCGCCCAGTCCTGCTACAACCTGGTCGAGGACCCGCGCTGGGCCGACGTCTTCGACGGCATCGACATCGACTGGGAGTACCCGAACGCCTGCGGTCTGTCCTGCGACACCAGCGGCGCCGCGGCCTACAAGAACCTGATGCAGGCCCTGCGCGCCAAGTTCGGCACGGGCAACCTGGTCACCGCGGCCACCACGGCCGACGGCACCTCCGGCGGCAAGATCGACGCCGCCGACTACGCGGGCGCCTCGCAGTACGTCGACTGGTACAACGTGATGACGTACGACTTCTTCGGCGCCTTCGACGCGGACGGCCCGACCGCGCCGCACTCCCCGCTCACCTCCTACAGCGGCATCCCGACGCCCGGCTTCACCACGGCCGACGCGATCGCCAAGTTCAAGGCGAAGGGCGTGCCCGCCAGCAAGCTGCTGATCGGTATCGGCTTCTACGGCCGCGGCTGGACGGGTGTCACCCAGGACGCGCCGGGCGGCACGGCCACGGGGCCGGCGCCGGGAACGTACGAGCAGGGCATCGAGGACTACAAGGTGCTGAAGACGTCCTGCCCGGCCACCGGCACGATCGCCGGGACGGCGTACGCGCACTGCGGCAGCAACTGGTGGTCCTACGACACCCCGGCGACCATCGGCACGAAGATGGCCTGGGCCAAGAGCCAGGGCCTGGGCGGTGCGTTCTTCTGGGAGTTCAGCGGAGACACCAGCAACGGGGAACTGGTGAGCGCCCTCACCAGCGGGATCGGATAG